The Desulfurellaceae bacterium genome includes a region encoding these proteins:
- a CDS encoding HAD family hydrolase yields the protein WQHRLRHCRPFPDVVPLLSRLSRRFHLSLLTNGAPAMQRTKVSTSGLEAFFDTIFVGGEFARGKPHPAIFEAALEAAGCRPEQVMHVGDSLLHDIVGAQAVGIHG from the coding sequence ACTGGCAACACCGCCTCCGCCACTGCCGACCCTTTCCCGATGTCGTGCCGCTGCTGTCCCGCCTGAGCCGACGCTTCCACCTCAGCCTGTTAACCAACGGCGCGCCAGCCATGCAGCGCACCAAAGTCAGCACGAGCGGACTGGAGGCGTTTTTTGACACCATTTTTGTTGGTGGCGAGTTTGCACGCGGCAAGCCTCACCCGGCCATCTTTGAGGCCGCACTCGAGGCGGCGGGCTGCCGACCCGAGCAGGTCATGCATGTCGGCGATTCGCTGCTGCACGATATTGTCGGTGCCCAGGCGGTCGGGATTCACGGC